Proteins encoded within one genomic window of Rhododendron vialii isolate Sample 1 chromosome 1a, ASM3025357v1:
- the LOC131298145 gene encoding F-box protein At4g22280-like isoform X2 translates to MGSILKGQKLSEQPYEDRISNLPNSLIAQILSCLPTKHAVATSVLSTRWKQLWTSITSFDIDDKLLLCPQNKSTDPSLQRSFTSFVRRVLLHHVSCVQRFRLKCSQSYDASLVNGWIADTLLRNVRELDLAFSILDHSTMLPQDLFTCRTLVVLKLNADGDMNIVPTSVSLPSLRILHLGCYRFVDDDSINRFLFGCPVLEELSMSGRVGGNVSVINIVAPMLTSLFIHDCSFGDIRPGFEHKIVLDTPALLYLEIRDHAEDGCYLVENLHHLIRADISLYADDGSAISKALCELLKGMSNAQFLKLDFSTEVTCMCDFQLPKFPNMTCLELGEIFNVKWEFLLELLENSPRLETLVFKEGLGYDCEVFTQLLWNPARNVPSCLLSHLKVIGISDFGSGKEEWQMVDYFLQNAKVLEKVNIDYGYGGSKWTIHASRTCDVAAL, encoded by the exons ATGGGTTCAATCTTAAAAGGGCAGAAGCTTTCAGAGCAGCCGTATGAAGATAGGATCAGCAACTTACCGAACAGTCTTATTGCTCAAATCCTTTCCTGTCTTCCCACAAAGCATGCAGTGGCAACTAGTGTCCTATCGACAAGATGGAAACAATTATGGACTTCAATCACCAGTTTTGATATTGATGATAAGTTGTTGTTATGTCCTCAAAACAAAAGTACCGATCCATCGCTGCAGAGGAGTTTTACGAGTTTTGTGCGTCGAGTATTGTTGCATCATGTTTCATGTGTACAGAGGTTCCGGCTCAAGTGCAGTCAAAGTTATGATGCTTCACTTGTGAATGGATGGATTGCTGATACATTATTGCGAAATGTTCGAGAACTTGATCTTGCTTTTTCCATCTTGGATCATTCTACTATGCTGCCTCAGGACCTCTTTACTTGTAGAACTCTGGTGGTATTAAAACTGAATGCGGATGGTGATATGAATATTGTACCTACTTCGGTTTCTCTACCAAGTCTCAGAATTCTACATCTTGGTTGTTACAGATTTGTAGATGATGACTCAATCAACAGGTTCCTCTTTGGCTGCCCCGTGCTTGAAGAGCTGAGTATGAGCGGACGTGTGGGGGGAAATGTTAGTGTGATTAACATTGTTGCGCCTATGCTCACTAGCTTGTTTATACATGATTGTTCGTTTGGTGACATAAGGCCTGGTTTTGAGCACAAGATTGTGCTCGACACCCCGGCACTTTTATACCTTGAGATAAGGGATCATGCAGAGGACGGTTGTTATTTAGTTGAAAACTTACATCATCTCATTAGAGCTGATATTTCTTTATATGCTGACGATGGTTCAGCTATCTCTAAAGCTCTATGTGAACTTCTCAAGGGGATGTCCAACGCacaatttctaaaattagatTTCTCGACCGAG GTGACTTGTATGTGTGATTTTCAACTGCCAAAGTTCCCTAATATGACTTGCTTGGAGCTTGGTGAAATTTTTAATGTTAAATGGGAATTTCTGCTGGAGTTGCTGGAGAACTCCCCGCGTCTGGAAACCCTTGTTTTCAAAGAG GGTCTTGGATATGATTGTGAAGTGTTTACACAATTGCTTTGGAATCCAGCTCGGAATGTGCCTTCTTGTTTGCTCTCTCACCTCAAGGTAATTGGAATTAGTGACTTCGGATCGGGGAAAGAAGAGTGGCAGATGGTGGACTATTTTCTACAGAATGCAAAGGTTTTGGAGAAGGTGAACATTGATTATGGTTATGGGGGTTCAAAATGGACGATACATGCCTCTAGGACTTGTGATGTTGCCGCTCTATAA
- the LOC131298224 gene encoding F-box protein At3g07870-like, whose amino-acid sequence MGRFESVPQPARDFFVFDRQPPLHFGEMSLDVLRNMSLGTLRGTLCLCDCSCYGYIDLWVMEKYGVQESWKRAFSIGTHTDDARWLRGLYEPMSYLRSGAILFFHRLSKTVFHFDVKEQFSSPKFLKVRGIKSKFEAIAHIPSFISLKDTVTDDDREVLNITSRCAGFKLQGETRALFLEIEDFDPDFDSDFEIFYDLQYSDSTGSD is encoded by the exons ATGGGGAGGTTCGAATCAGTTCCACAACCTGCCCgtgacttttttgtttttgatcggCAACCTCCACTTCACTTTGGGGAGATGAGCTTGGATGTGTTGCGGAATATGTCCTTGGGGACGTTGAGAGGCACGCTTTGCCTGTGTGATTGTTCGTGTTATGGATACATCGACTTATGGGTGATGGAAAAATACGGTGTTCAAGAATCTTGGAAGAGAGCTTTTTCTATTGGTACACACACTGATGATGCAAGGTGGCTTCGTGGTTTATATGAACCAATGAGTTACTTGAGAAGCGGAGCCATACTGTTTTTTCATCGTTTGAGCAAAACTGTGTTCCATTTTGACGTCAAAGAACAGTTCAGCTCTCCGAAGTTTCTAAAGGTTCGTGGGATTAAATCAAAATTTGAAGCCATTGCTCACATTCCAAGCTTCATTTCACTCAAGGATACGGTGACGGATGATGATCGGGAAGTGTTGAACATCACATCAAG GTGTGCAGGGTTCAAATTACAGGGGGAGACTAGGGCTCTTTTCTTGGAAATTGAAGATTTCGATCCAGATTTTGATTCAGATTTCGAAATATTTTACGATCTCCAGTACAGTGATTCTACCGGAAGCGACTAG